One Faecalicatena sp. Marseille-Q4148 DNA window includes the following coding sequences:
- a CDS encoding phenylalanine--tRNA ligase subunit beta encodes MNTSLSWIKAYVPDLCVTAQEYTDAMTLSGTKVEGYEILDRDLDKIVIGQIEKIERHPDADKLIICQVNIGAEKIQIVTGAPNVKEGDKVPVVLVGGRVAGGHDGKKTEGGIEIKEGKLRGIDSYGMMCSIEEMGSTREMYPEAPEYGIYIFEEDAEVGADAIEALGLHDAVIEYEVTSNRVDCYSVVGIAREAAATFGKEFCPPVVTETGNDEDVNDYIKVSVESPQYCSRYCARVVKNIKIGPSPKWMQRRLASVGIRPINNLVDITNYVMEEYGQPMHAYDLDLIEGKEIIVKTASNGEKFVTLDGQERELDENVLMICDSKKAIGLAGIMGGENSMITDDVKTMLFEAACFDGTNIRLSSKRVGLRTDASGKFEKGLDPNNAEAAINRACQLIEELGAGEVVGGMVDVYSKKKEPVRVPFDAKAINALLGTAISEEEMLGYFTKIGLEYDEEAKEIIAPTFRHDLFRLADLAEEVARFYGYDNIPTTLPCGEATTGKLPFKLRIEQVAREIAEFCGFSQGMTYSFESPKVFDKLRIPADAKEREAIQIMNPLGEDYSVMRTVSLNGMLTSLARNYNRRNKNVRLYELGNIYVPKALPLTELPDERMQFTLGMYGDGDFFTMKGVVEEFFDKIGMHQKETYAPDSNKPFLHPGRQANIIYDGEIVGYLGEVHPIVADTYDIGERAYVAVLDMPVVTKFATFDRKYEGIAKYPAVTRDISMVVPKEILAGQIEAMIDQRGGKILESYQLFDLYEGAQIQEGYKSVAYKITFRAKDRTLEEADINAAMKKILNGLSGMGIELRQ; translated from the coding sequence ATGAACACTTCATTATCATGGATTAAAGCGTATGTTCCGGATCTTTGCGTGACAGCGCAGGAATATACGGATGCAATGACATTATCCGGAACAAAAGTAGAAGGATATGAAATTTTAGATAGAGATCTGGATAAGATCGTGATTGGACAGATTGAAAAGATTGAGAGACATCCGGATGCAGACAAGCTGATTATCTGTCAGGTTAATATTGGAGCGGAGAAGATCCAGATCGTAACAGGCGCTCCGAATGTGAAAGAAGGGGACAAAGTTCCGGTTGTTCTTGTTGGCGGACGTGTGGCAGGAGGCCATGACGGCAAGAAGACAGAAGGCGGAATTGAGATTAAAGAAGGAAAGCTTCGCGGAATTGACTCTTATGGAATGATGTGCTCAATTGAAGAGATGGGTTCTACGAGAGAAATGTATCCGGAAGCGCCGGAATACGGCATTTATATTTTCGAGGAAGATGCCGAAGTAGGAGCAGATGCCATTGAGGCGCTTGGGCTTCACGATGCAGTGATTGAATACGAAGTGACATCTAACCGTGTAGACTGCTATAGCGTTGTTGGAATTGCAAGAGAAGCAGCGGCAACATTTGGCAAAGAATTCTGCCCGCCGGTTGTGACTGAGACCGGAAATGATGAGGATGTAAATGATTATATTAAAGTATCTGTAGAAAGTCCGCAGTACTGTTCACGTTACTGTGCAAGAGTTGTAAAGAATATTAAGATCGGCCCTTCTCCGAAATGGATGCAGAGACGTCTTGCGTCTGTTGGCATTCGCCCGATCAACAATCTTGTTGATATTACAAACTATGTTATGGAAGAATACGGACAGCCGATGCATGCTTATGACCTGGATCTGATCGAAGGCAAGGAAATTATTGTCAAAACGGCTTCAAACGGAGAGAAATTCGTAACGTTAGATGGTCAGGAACGTGAATTGGATGAAAATGTTCTGATGATCTGTGACAGTAAGAAAGCAATCGGTCTTGCCGGAATCATGGGAGGAGAAAATTCCATGATTACAGATGATGTGAAGACAATGCTGTTCGAGGCGGCATGTTTTGACGGAACGAATATCCGTCTTTCAAGCAAGCGGGTAGGACTTCGAACAGATGCGTCCGGTAAGTTCGAAAAAGGACTGGATCCAAATAATGCAGAGGCAGCAATCAATCGCGCATGTCAGCTTATTGAAGAGCTTGGCGCCGGAGAAGTCGTAGGCGGCATGGTTGATGTTTACAGCAAGAAGAAAGAGCCGGTTCGCGTTCCGTTTGATGCAAAAGCAATCAATGCATTGCTCGGTACTGCAATTTCTGAAGAAGAGATGCTTGGATATTTCACAAAAATCGGTCTGGAATATGATGAGGAAGCAAAAGAAATCATTGCGCCGACATTCCGTCATGACCTTTTCCGTCTTGCAGATCTTGCAGAAGAGGTAGCGAGATTCTACGGATATGACAATATTCCGACAACACTTCCGTGTGGAGAAGCGACAACAGGAAAGCTTCCATTTAAGCTTCGGATCGAGCAGGTGGCAAGAGAGATTGCGGAATTCTGTGGATTCAGCCAGGGAATGACATATTCTTTCGAAAGTCCGAAAGTATTTGATAAGCTTCGAATTCCGGCAGATGCAAAGGAACGTGAAGCAATTCAGATTATGAATCCGCTTGGAGAAGATTACAGTGTTATGCGCACGGTTTCTCTGAATGGAATGCTTACATCTCTTGCGAGAAACTATAATAGAAGAAATAAAAATGTTCGTCTCTATGAACTTGGAAATATTTATGTGCCAAAGGCGCTTCCGCTGACAGAACTTCCGGATGAGCGGATGCAGTTCACACTTGGAATGTACGGAGACGGAGATTTCTTCACAATGAAAGGTGTTGTAGAAGAATTTTTCGACAAGATCGGTATGCATCAGAAAGAAACGTATGCACCGGACAGCAATAAGCCATTCCTGCATCCTGGAAGACAGGCAAATATTATTTATGACGGAGAAATTGTTGGATATCTTGGTGAAGTACATCCGATCGTAGCAGATACTTATGACATTGGAGAGCGCGCTTATGTGGCAGTGCTTGATATGCCGGTTGTAACAAAATTTGCTACATTCGACCGCAAATACGAAGGCATTGCAAAATATCCGGCAGTAACAAGAGACATCAGTATGGTTGTTCCGAAAGAGATTCTGGCAGGTCAGATTGAAGCAATGATCGATCAGAGAGGCGGCAAGATTCTGGAAAGCTATCAGTTATTTGACTTATATGAAGGAGCCCAGATTCAGGAAGGATATAAGTCTGTTGCATATAAGATTACATTCCGTGCGAAAGACCGTACACTTGAGGAGGCAGATATCAATGCTGCAATGAAGAAAATCCTTAACGGTCTGTCCGGAATGGGCATTGAGCTTCGTCAGTAA
- a CDS encoding NTP transferase domain-containing protein, translating into MARTIDEIQMRKMIGAVITADGTGERDGASRALQKIQGMTLAEYITVNFQRAGVKDIVIVAGSREEQLKKQLKGFGVTFLQNESCEAGRQPEMLDSVKTGLSYLKERCSRVFICPVDVPFFLLETLEQLLSEEKPVVIPSYNHRGGHPVLLGEEIFSDVIKYEGTGGLRGALRSLGQKPVYVEMRDPGTVEPVLEGSRIQKKVAEAYQRNLKRAHVKVQLIHTKPYFGPGTVTLLRQIHRLGSVREASERTGISYSKAWSMIRTAEEESGLELVRRRPGGKFGGMAEVTDDCLELIRKYEELEKSAEQFVKAEYQRIFGEDAGKRRENP; encoded by the coding sequence ATGGCCCGAACAATAGATGAGATACAGATGAGGAAAATGATTGGAGCTGTGATTACAGCAGACGGAACCGGAGAGCGGGATGGTGCATCCAGAGCGCTTCAGAAGATTCAGGGAATGACTTTGGCAGAATATATTACGGTGAATTTTCAGAGAGCGGGTGTGAAAGATATTGTGATCGTAGCCGGGAGCCGGGAAGAACAGTTGAAAAAGCAGCTGAAGGGATTTGGAGTTACTTTTTTGCAGAATGAATCCTGTGAAGCGGGAAGACAGCCGGAGATGCTGGATTCGGTGAAGACGGGGCTTTCCTATCTGAAGGAAAGATGCAGCAGAGTATTTATCTGTCCGGTGGACGTTCCGTTCTTTCTTCTGGAGACACTGGAACAATTGCTGAGTGAAGAAAAACCGGTAGTAATACCTTCCTACAACCACAGAGGAGGACATCCGGTACTGTTAGGAGAGGAAATTTTTTCTGATGTAATAAAGTACGAAGGGACAGGAGGGCTGCGAGGGGCGCTCAGATCTCTCGGACAGAAGCCAGTCTATGTGGAGATGAGAGATCCGGGAACGGTGGAACCTGTTTTAGAAGGAAGCAGGATTCAGAAGAAGGTAGCAGAGGCATACCAAAGGAATTTGAAGCGAGCACATGTGAAAGTGCAGCTGATCCACACGAAGCCGTATTTTGGTCCGGGAACGGTAACACTGCTTCGACAGATACACAGGCTTGGATCGGTCAGAGAAGCAAGTGAAAGGACAGGAATTTCTTACAGCAAAGCCTGGTCTATGATCCGGACTGCGGAGGAAGAATCCGGGCTTGAACTGGTAAGACGCCGTCCGGGAGGAAAGTTCGGCGGAATGGCGGAGGTAACAGATGACTGTCTGGAACTGATCCGCAAATATGAAGAATTGGAGAAGTCGGCAGAACAGTTCGTGAAAGCAGAGTATCAGAGAATTTTTGGAGAGGATGCCGGGAAAAGAAGAGAAAATCCGTAA
- the pheS gene encoding phenylalanine--tRNA ligase subunit alpha yields the protein MEQKLQSIKEEALKLIQAADAPEKLNDVRVKYLGKKGELTAVLKGMKDVAPEDRPKVGQMVNDTRTEIEEALEASKKEMDAKILEERLKKEVIDVTLPAKKNEVGHRHPNTIALEEVERIFIGMGYEVVEGPEVEYDLYNFEKLNIPADHPAKDEQDTFYVNKDIVLRTQTSPVQARVMEQGKLPIRMIAPGRVFRSDEVDATHSPSFHQIEGLVIDKNITFADLKGTLEEFAKELFGPETKTKFRPHHFPFTEPSAEVDVSCFKCGGKGCRFCKGSGWIEILGCGMVHPHVLEMCGIDPNEYTGFAFGVGLERIALLKYEIDDMRLLYENDIRFLRQF from the coding sequence ATGGAACAGAAATTACAGAGCATCAAAGAAGAAGCGCTGAAATTGATTCAGGCTGCAGATGCGCCGGAAAAGCTGAATGATGTCAGAGTGAAATATCTGGGAAAGAAAGGGGAGTTGACAGCTGTTCTGAAAGGAATGAAAGATGTCGCTCCGGAAGACCGTCCGAAAGTAGGACAGATGGTCAATGATACCCGTACAGAGATTGAAGAAGCGTTAGAAGCATCTAAAAAAGAAATGGACGCTAAGATTCTTGAAGAACGTCTGAAAAAAGAAGTGATTGACGTAACACTGCCGGCGAAGAAAAATGAAGTCGGACACCGTCACCCGAATACAATTGCGCTTGAAGAAGTAGAGCGTATTTTCATTGGAATGGGATATGAAGTTGTGGAAGGACCGGAAGTAGAGTATGATCTTTACAACTTTGAGAAACTGAATATTCCGGCAGATCATCCGGCAAAGGATGAGCAGGACACCTTCTATGTAAATAAAGATATTGTCCTTCGTACACAGACATCACCTGTTCAGGCCCGGGTTATGGAACAGGGAAAGCTTCCAATCCGTATGATTGCTCCGGGACGCGTATTCCGTTCAGATGAAGTAGATGCAACACATTCTCCGTCTTTCCATCAGATTGAAGGACTTGTGATCGATAAGAATATTACATTTGCTGATTTAAAAGGAACCTTAGAAGAATTTGCGAAAGAGCTGTTTGGACCGGAGACAAAGACGAAATTCCGTCCGCATCATTTCCCATTTACAGAACCGAGTGCCGAAGTGGACGTTTCCTGTTTCAAATGCGGAGGAAAAGGATGCCGTTTCTGTAAAGGTTCCGGCTGGATTGAAATTCTCGGCTGCGGTATGGTACATCCGCATGTGCTGGAAATGTGCGGCATTGATCCGAATGAATACACCGGATTTGCGTTTGGTGTTGGGTTAGAGCGAATCGCCCTTCTGAAATACGAGATCGACGATATGAGACTGCTCTACGAAAATGATATCAGATTCTTAAGACAATTCTAG
- a CDS encoding YihY/virulence factor BrkB family protein — MSKNLLEKLNQAGRRIGDDHVGAYAAQSAYFFMLSLIPLLLLLLTLVQYTPLTREDIMLGIETLFPSASHSASSLDTWLISIVNEVYNQSKAVVPVTALVAFWSAGRGVLALTTGLNCIYGAKETRNYIFLRIRAACYTLMFVLSIIISMLLLVFGNSISMLINSYVPFLKRMTDMVIGSRTIIAMCLFTLLFAMVYKYLPNHRNRAEKRKQKRLFPGAVLAAVGWLVISYVSSIYVEVFRGFSNMYGSLTMIILMMLWMYFCLYMLLLGGELNVYLESLDRAE; from the coding sequence ATGTCAAAAAATCTGTTGGAGAAACTGAATCAGGCAGGACGCCGCATTGGAGATGACCATGTGGGAGCATATGCGGCACAGTCGGCATATTTTTTCATGTTATCGCTGATCCCGCTTTTGCTTTTATTATTGACACTTGTGCAGTATACACCTCTGACAAGGGAAGACATTATGCTTGGAATTGAGACGTTGTTTCCAAGTGCGTCACATTCCGCATCTTCACTGGATACATGGCTGATCTCTATCGTGAATGAAGTCTATAACCAATCAAAAGCAGTTGTTCCGGTTACGGCGCTAGTGGCATTCTGGTCGGCAGGAAGGGGAGTGCTGGCTTTGACGACAGGACTTAATTGCATTTATGGGGCGAAGGAAACCCGTAATTATATTTTTCTGAGGATCCGGGCGGCATGTTATACGCTGATGTTTGTCCTGTCGATTATCATTTCTATGCTGCTGCTTGTCTTTGGTAATTCGATCAGTATGTTGATTAATTCTTATGTACCGTTTCTCAAACGAATGACGGATATGGTCATTGGAAGCAGAACGATCATTGCTATGTGTCTGTTTACGCTGCTGTTTGCTATGGTGTATAAGTATCTTCCGAATCACAGGAACAGAGCGGAAAAAAGAAAACAAAAAAGACTGTTTCCGGGAGCAGTTCTGGCGGCAGTCGGCTGGCTTGTGATTTCTTATGTGAGTTCTATTTATGTGGAGGTTTTTCGGGGCTTTTCTAATATGTACGGAAGTCTTACAATGATTATTCTAATGATGCTCTGGATGTATTTCTGCCTTTATATGCTGCTGCTTGGCGGCGAGCTGAATGTGTATTTGGAAAGCCTTGACAGAGCAGAATAG